The proteins below are encoded in one region of Aspergillus nidulans FGSC A4 chromosome III:
- a CDS encoding putative esterase/lipase (transcript_id=CADANIAT00005580), translated as MSFLAYLYRKVVVLLLRAIVGRRSPIPKPDDIYQIQSRDSQRNIKAHVYNPGAASKPCSVLINFHGSGFVFPFHGQDEEFCRLMSQRTGYTVLDVQYRLAPENPFPAALNDVEDVVNWVLRQPERFDRARIALSGFSAGGNLALAASSTLFPRETFHAVLTFYPPVDLYTEPGSKTAPDPTGKPLPAPLARFFDQCYIPSSHDPKDPRISPYYAQPDCFPDRVLIITAAGDSLAPEAEQLAVKIREEAGREVVSARMDGCNHGWNVSPKNAVERDARDKAYDMVAAMLNGR; from the coding sequence ATGTCCTTCCTCGCATACTTATATCGCAAAGTCGTGGTGCTTCTACTGAGGGCCATTGTTGGTCGGAGGTCACCCATACCAAAGCCTGATGACATCTACCAGATCCAGTCCCGAGATTCCCAAAGAAACATTAAGGCACATGTCTACAATCCGGGAGCTGCATCGAAACCTTGCTCAGTCTTGATCAACTTTCACGGAAGTGGATTCGTCTTTCCTTTCCATGGGCAGGACGAGGAATTCTGTCGGTTGATGAGTCAAAGGACGGGGTATACGGTTCTCGACGTTCAGTATCGTCTCGCTCCAGAAAATCCTTTCCCTGCGGCACTTAACGACGtggaggatgttgtcaaTTGGGTCCTCCGGCAGCCAGAGAGGTTCGACCGTGCTCGAATTGCACTTTCGGGCTTCAGCGCGGGAGGTAACCTCGCTCTAGCAGCCTCGTCGACTCTCTTCCCTCGCGAGACATTCCACGCCGTTCTAACCTTCTACCCGCCCGTTGACCTGTATACCGAGCCCGGGTCCAAAACCGCGCCAGACCCCACTGGAAAGCCTCTTCCCGCGCCTTTGGCACGGTTCTTCGACCAATGCTACATCCCTTCATCGCATGACCCGAAAGATCCCCGAATTTCACCATACTATGCCCAGCCTGATTGTTTTCCAGATCGCGTACTCATCATAACGGCAGCTGGGGACAGCTTGGCGCCCGAGGCCGAACAACTAGCGGTGAAAATAAGAGAGGAAGCCGGCCGCGAGGTGGTTTCTGCGAGGATGGATGGCTGCAATCACGGCTGGAACGTTTCGCCCAAGAACGCGGTGGAACGGGATGCGAGAGACAAGGCATACGACATGGTCGCTGCCATGCTGAATGGGCGGTGA